A window of Pseudochaenichthys georgianus chromosome 11, fPseGeo1.2, whole genome shotgun sequence genomic DNA:
cacacacacacacacacaccacacacacacacacacacacacacaatatctaCTTTCAACAATATAAACTCTGAGCACCTTTGCTGTTTTTGTACTCCTTTATCAACTGAtgcttaaaataacatttggtTTCTTGGGGAGTTtcaaaatgttttacttttgctgaatgctactttacagaaatgTTAACCTTAGGGACTAAATAACCCTCAGATCCAATGGTGAAGGTGTTTATACCCGTCCAACAGAAGTGAGCAGGCAGCAGAACTGGTTGTGCTACATAACAGGGTTTCTGTGATAGTTAACCAAGCATCTGGTGGGGTAAAAGGAGGAGGGGGTGCTAGGAGGTTTGTAGTAAGTAAGCCAGCGGGTGCAAAATACTTGGTGGTTAGTTTAAAAGTTATAATGCACAAATATTTGAATCCCTTTGTACTGCGAATGTTTACGCAGATTGTAATGTGATTTTAAAATCGAGACCTTCCATGTCTTTCTCAGTTAACTAAAACAGCCTTTGGACAGATCTCAAGAAGCTTCACAACTGACACAAGACAGGGTCGGCCAACTAGATAACTGTAACCTAAGCTATCCACAGGTTAGCCAGCTAGCTGTACTTTAGCTCTGTGGCATGGTTGTTGCAATGGTTTCTTTGAAACATTAGCTGATAAAGGTCCAACTGATAAAGGGACATTACAGTAGGGACGttaaaaaatgaaatgaaattccaATGTAATGACATGTTAATGTTTTAGCTGATGATCATAGCTCTAACTGGCTTTTGGGAAATCCGGCCGTGGTTCCCGCTAAGGAGAAAACTGCAGACTTAATtacaaaagaagaaaataaataaatcagggAGACTGCTTTCCCAATATCATGGTTTACGTAAGATGAGGTTTTCTGATGGCCACTGCTGCTCTGTCAGCAGCTCAACTGCAACAGTGTGATTAAAAGCTTTAATCTGGTGTGTTTACACAACCATAAACATACGGTATCTCGCAGATTTTGAGTGAGAATCAATTTGTCTTGCTAAGCTCACTGTTATGAGTGTTGTGTGATTCAAATCTAGACTGCTCTTTGCCTGAAGGGGACAGGCACCCTATCAGTACATAGTTTCACTCCGCCTCTCAGACTCCCACAGTGTGATGTGCTTCAGGGCGTGTACAAACGAGAGGCTTAGGTTACACTGAGCCTTACATCTGTCACTGAAACATCTCCGTTATTCTTTACAATAACAAGCTGCTGTATTAACTCTGCCTGCTTTAACACCCATTGTGGTTGTACAGCTTGTGCCTGTGTGCGTGGGAATTTGTGCATGGGTCATTTTTCTGGCATCAAATCACTAATGCATTAAAGCAGATTAGTGTTTAAAATCTGAAAACTtgaatgtgttgtttgtttgtttctgaAAGAGGCAGTTATAGTTAAAGTTCAATAATGTTAAATGTGTATTACCGCTATCGGTATCAGAAATGCTTTAACATGTCAATCAAACAGCTACAAGACTGAACAATCTTGACAAACGCAACTGTGTGAAATGTTGCaaaaaaaatgacatttccTAATGTGACCTAGTATGCTAACTCTTGTCAGCAACCTTCAAAGAGGTCGCACGCTGCATTTTGTGTCAGTTAGCGCACAAATTGCTCACTAATCCCAGCAGATTGtattttcagtggttttgtgtcacAACACACGTGAGCACCATTGCTCTTCCTATGGGGCGGACTGACAGGTGGTTCACAGGTAAACAGTGTCCGGTGAGCTCAAAACGTCCTGACAATCGCTGCATGTCACCCCGAGCAGAGTCTAACGCTCACACGCTCTCTACATTCTCCCTGACATGGAGACGTTTAATCTGAGGTGCTGAAACCTCTCTTCTGCCCCGCAGCTGTGTGTGACAGTAGTGGCGGTTgttctgtgtttctttctgtgaTGTGCTAACTATGGCTATCTGCTTGAGGCCATTTTAACACAAGCTTCTTCACCTGTCTAGTTATTCATGAGACCAAAGGCTCAGGTCCTTAATATCTAAGGCTTGGCTCAGGCTGTACTCGCTTATTGACAAGCACTCAGAAAATGCTGTCGGGTGTGTTTGCTGGCTTTGCCGTTTAGGGTTTGGGATTATGTTTTAGCTTTGTTTGTCTTTCTTACATCTTAGGCTCAATAAGAACATGacaacaagcataacaaaaggAACAACAGTGTATAAAAGCCCACAGTATTCTCTCCGAAGTGACTGgtgaaatattgattttaagaagGTATTTTTGATACTTATGATTATTTAAGGCACACTGAGGGACTGAAGTGTCATGACTAAGCATTTCAAGCTTTTCAGGTGTCATTTATGGCTTCCTTGTTCACTTCATAACTTGTCAAATACGGACGCACAACTGCAGTTTAAACATGGGGCAAATGTTGTGGATAAAAAAACCTAATTTCTTATATTAAGGCAACAAAAAGATGTGGTTAGTTTTAAGAAAATAATTATGTTTCTTATATGAAAAGAGTTATGTAGTTCATTAGCTGTCAACATAAAAAGGTCAACAGCTGACTTTTGGTTTTACACACAAGAACAGCGGTCTAGTTGCATGGTGAAGTGTCATGTGTTTTTTGACCTATGTAACCAACCCTTCCTCTTCCCTACACTCTATGCAACTCTGTTGAAATAGCATTCCCATATGACTAAACTGCATCTCCCCATATTATGGAGGAAGCTCTAAACACCCAGTTACCATTGTTATTTGAAGCTAAATTAAACAATAGCGTGACATTTAGTTTCCAACCAGACACGGATATCAGCATCATGGTTGAAAGTCCTATATAATGTTTTAGGTTTTAATACACAATTGTCGATATCAGGTGGATAAATCAGCTTAGCCTACATTCAGTTGGTTAGCTATGAATTGAGGACAAGACTTGATTGCAGTCAGTCACCGAGCCTAAGCTAACATGAGCTGTAACGGGATCTGTTAATGTCTCCTAACAGTAATCTGCCTGTTTGCTAATATACAGTGTCTTTGCTTTTATTTCTACACTTACAGAAATATGGAGTGTAGTTTTCGAGGACTTTGGATGAGGAAAGACATTTGAGAAAAATTTAACTGTTGAGTATTTTAGTATTTAGTAACACAATGTCACTTATTGTTGAAAACATATACGTATGACATaccagattgtgtgtgtgtgtgtttttcagagAAAGACTGAGACACGTGATGAACAGCCTGTCTGTCAGGTGTTACTCACATTAGTCACGTAAAAAACAAAGGATTCTGGGAAGCGATGATCGCCAACACAAAGAGCATCCAGACTCCACTCAGCGTCACCCGATCTtttctgtgtgggtgtgtgtgtgagtaggtAAGTGTGTGGGGTGTCTGTGTGGTGGGGGGCTTTCTTTAGGGGGTGCGGGCGCCTCATTGGCTGCCCTGCTGGGGTCAAGCCGAGGTCAGGACATGTGTGATGGATGGACCTCTGTCTCGAGACCACGGCCCTTCTCCCCATTCCTTCTCTGGGCCTCAGACCTGCTAAAGCGTCCCGGCTGAGCTCTCTGTTCACTGAGAGTCTCCCCACAATGCAGGACTGCTTCTCCATACAAAAGGAGCCTAAAGAAAACTGCAGACAAGTCTTTGAGGTGAGTTCTGCTGTGGACGTACAGCGCTACAGTCGGCCTCTAACCTCATCTCATCTCCACTTTTCCTCACTCTAAACACCACAACACTGTTTCATCAAACACACAACTGACCACATGATGTCATATCTCCTCTCCTTCCCTGTCTTCTCTTCCTCCATCATATACTGTCAATCCCTCTATCGGCTCTGTCCCTTTATCGGCACTTGGAGACGCACATCTGTCGATGGAGGAATTCATTTTGGCTGCCAATCACAACAGGGAGTGGTCAAGGAGCTTGGATGTGCCAATATCTCGACTAACCTGATGacttctgtctgtctgcctctctgtctctctgggcTGCCCTGCTCTGTTGTGTGAACAAATGGACAAAGAAACTGTGCCTTGTTTTTGGTTTTAACCATGCTCATTATCTGTGTAGCATAGTACCGCAGATGACCATAAACAAACCACAAATAAGATCTACGTAGGCACAGACTGATCACAGCCAGTATATTTGTGTCCATACCACTGCACTTTCCATTATGACCGGACACGAATGTCTGCATTACCACACAGAAATTAGCCTGAACCTAAAAAGCCTTCATCAGTTAGGTTGATGACAAAGCCTTTTGAATTGACTTTTTCTTGTTCTCACTGGCTTTTCCTCCTCCAATCCTTCCCTTTGGTTTACCTCCCTGAACTTCATGGGGATTTCTTCCATCGTATTCCCAGCACATACACAAATCCTATACAATTATTCAAATGACATCAACAACAAAATTATTTAGAGGCAGAGGTGGTGAAACTCCAACCCTAACACTATTCCCCTCTCTCCAAGTGTctgcacctgtgtgtgtgtgtgtgtgtgtggtggtgtgtgtgtgtgtgtgtgtgtgtgtgtgtgtgtgtgtgtgtgtgtgggtggtgtgtgtgtgtttgttggtgttgtgtttgtgtggtgtgtttgtgtgtctgcgtCTATGCATGTCCTTGTCTCTGACCTTAATATCGTTAAGCacctatatttttgtatttgtttctgATAGCCCTCAGTACNNNNNNNNNNNNNNNNNNNNNNNNNNNNNNNNNNNNNNNNNNNNNNNNNNNNNNNNNNNNNNNNNNNNNNNNNNNNNNNNNNNNNNNNNNNNNNNNNNNNNNNNNNNNNNNNNNNNNNNNNNNACAGTACAGCATCACAGGTGAtttcatttgtgtgtgtgaaagtgtgTTACTGGGATGAATACCTTCACACTCAGGTGGCGGTGTTTGAGTCTCGTGGTCAACTCGCATGCTTCCCCTTTGGGTCTCACAAATCTTCTTTATGTCCACCGATAATGCTGGAAAAAACAATCAAATTATCATAAGCTTCTTGTTCTGTCACTGCTTCAATTCAGTTTTAATTTACTGATACGTTGTTCTGTGATGCCACAGGAAGGACACTTTAGTTTTGCTAACTGAAGCTCCCTTCTTCACAGCCTTTAGATTTTGAGCAACATACTTAACATTTCTGGAACAAGATATAAATCCACAAATAatgcttgtttgtttgttatagtTGCAATTATgtaagtaaaacaaataaataaaataatataaatagaTATTCTATTCCTGCTTTTATTCCTATTGCACCATTTTTTTGTTGAATGTTATTTTTGCTGTTTGTTGCATTGGAGTGTGAGACTGAGGATTTGCATTGCCAAAACGCTGTAGCTATTGTGCAAAAGCCTTTGATGCTTTTGAAAGGCTTTTGACATCCTACAAAAAAAGTGACAATTCACAATTTagattatattattataatgttacTATATGTTATTAGttagtaatataatacatgcacATTCAGTTTGTAATGATATGGATAAGATAAAGGACAATATAAGGAAATCAATTTATATGTTTTCATTTGAAATATTAAAAGACTACATTTCCCTGTGAtgattgctaaattaacaacatcTTCCAAATATAATGCAGGTCCCATTTGCACAAAAAATGTAAGAATGTTAAAATAATTCATATAAAACAGTTTTAAAAAGACAATTATCCTCTCAAGTTCAGATGTAAAACAAGTTTCTAAATTAGGATTTTgtggcttttatttatttgtatgcaATCAGAAATTATActtgatttaaaaaacaaattaaacaaacaaaagtTTGAATTCAAATATCTTTCAACACCTCGTTTTTGAAAGTATCCTAAACACGTCATGTTTTTCTTCTAAAGCTTCAGAATATGTATTGTGTTTATCCCGAGCTCTTGAGTGAGATATGTAAACTAAAATTCAGATGAATGTATTTTAAACAGGCATTTACTTATTTCCTTCAGGTCAAATCAGCAGCCTAAACTTTCTTTCCGtttgtatgttattatgacagCTTACTTGTTCGACCAGTaatgtttttcaaatgttttaaacaaataatttccatgGCACACATTTTAGTTGGCTCAAGGCGCACATCTATTTCAGGCCCATCAAGGACGCGCAAATGAATCCTCCATCTAATTTCTGCGTCACCCCCTTAAGTCAAAAGCTTTAAACATATATTCCTCCTTCACAAAGCCTTAATGGTTTTCGTCAAACATCTGTCATCGTCCGTGTGTTTATCCGAGGGCCCTAATGGGAACCATCAGCCGCGCGGGGGCATATTCTGGCGGTCGGACCAGTACAGACGTCCTGATAGACTTTCTTTGAAACGCTGAGATCATTTTTAGCATTTAGAAGCGAGTGTGAGGGTGTTTCGGTCAAATAGTCTATCGGAGCTGGACTGTGACTGCGTTGTTGAGGAGCTTGTTTACCCAGTGTGGTCTGTAAACTGTTGTTTAGGTGTGGGTGGTGCTATGACAACAAACTCAAACTGCGACCGAGGGTTGACCCCAGGCTTTCTTTTGAGGATGAGCTGCGTTTCTAATCCACTCTGTGTGGCTCCTGCATAGCGCACAGGGGCCTGAGGGGAAACCGTGGAGCTTAAACTTCCCAAAAATGGGTTCCGGGGACACCTAAGGGTCCTTTAAGAGGTATGGGGAAGTCTCGAAGACAGGCTTTCATTTTTTACTAGGGGTTATAGTAGAATAcaatagaaaataaatacaaatgatatGTCTTAAATGTGTTCTGAGAAAATGACACCTTTCATTCTCGGTTACAACTTCTAATGTGTATACATTTAGCGTCTTAAATAAGTTTTGGActcaagaaaaaaatatattatctaCAAGATGCAGGAAAATCAGATACGCAATGTTGTCCCTGTCGCATTTGAGATTGcaagcaaaaataaaaatacaccaGATGTTTAGACTCAAAGGAAATACTAAGAAAATATGTTGCATGTTGGGTTTATAATTAAAATAGAATTAGATATTATGAAAAATACAATTTGTGTTGGTCTTAAATGGAAATAAAATGACTTGATAATACTAGTTGAGAAAAGTCAGATGAGGTGGAAATAAATTGTGCAGAAGCTTTTAGttgaaaatgcattttgatAAGAATGAATTGTTCGAGATTGAGCGTTGAAATAATAcgctattaaaacaacaactacCAACGataccctttgtttaaaaaaataccatTGTATTTGAGTAACATTATTTTAATGAAACCGTGTCAAACTAATACAGGTCGTTTCCTCAACACTTTTTAATAACCCTATAATATAACACTTTTCAAATGTGCTAAATAATTTAACAAAAAAGCAGAAAAGGATATTAAAATAGGGAAGAGCAAATTAATACTTTTCATTCTGCCTTAACATATTTACAATCTcctaaaaaatatatacataacgCATTACATTTTGTTTAAAATAAACGAAAATCTTAATTTATTTGCTGTAATGAAAGAGCATGGATTGCATTCTACCCTTTTCAAATATATGACAATGTTTCACCTGATTATCCAAATTGGCctaacaaacacaaacagggAGGTCTGTGTGCTAACTTCACTATTTATACTGAAACAACTCCTCTAACAAAATGAGGGTGTCTGAAGTTACCAAACTAACCTTGTCACAGGAGCAACAACTGAAAAAACACCTTATAAAATGCATAACCAATATCAACAAAGAGTTCGATTAAAACAGACGTTGGCTAAATAACTTACTCTCTTTGCTGAATTAGACTGAGCAGCCTCAGCAGGTCTCCACAGCTCCGAAAGCAGCTCCTGCAGGTGGATCGCAGGTAAAGGTGAACGTCGCTCATTAATCATGGCTCTTTCGGCGTTGTTTGCCCTTTTATGGTGTGATGGCCTCGCAGCTTGCACACCAGGAATTAAAACAGCTCGAGAATCAGGAAAACCCCCTTTTTTTGTTTGGAAATTGTCACACGATATAAGTAACTTAAGGGCAGGTAAAATAAAACTGTTGAGAGTCCATTAAGATACactagtttgtttgtttttaaatacattGTATTAATAATGTAATCTGATTTAAAAGACAATTCACTCTCAAACAGCAGATTATCAAATCCGGTTTAATAGGAACAAAGCCTCAAATAATAACTGTTGTTAAAGCACTTGTGGAACTGATGTGTGACATGCAGTGCTGTAAGTTTTCACTATTCTTCTTGTCATCAGGTGGGGATGATGACACCTTGTGACTTGGGGAGCTGAGGGGTTAACGCTGACAGGGCCAGAGGGGCACAATCCTTGTCAATAGCCTAACCTCGATGTTTTAATCGATGAAGTTTCTTTTTTGTCCCCTCAATAAGCCGAGGGCTCAATAAGGTTGTCATCACAAATGACGCTGATGTCCGCGCTCTCATCTCCTCCGTGGATAAACATGCCTTTATTATGCCAATAACTCTTTACCCCAGGGATGAGTGCGCGCACGGCCGCATACATTGAGGGACTCTGCGGTGCGTAAAACAGACACGTGCAGCTTCTCAGGCGATAGTAAACATTGACACATAATTCATTTCCTATCAGCAGAGTTTAAGATAAAGGTCTGATACTCGGATTTAGATGGAAGATTGGCTTTGAAATCCTCAGAAATCTCTCTAATTCTGTCTCTCTTAAGATTTCCCCTAAGcaatgacacatatgaatagTGCTTTTAGAGGTAAACGCACTTTAATACACATGATTGACCCGTAAACGTTTCTCTGGACAAACACTTTGTATGCGCTCCACTGGATTAAATAGATAACAGATAAAAGCCTGGAACAAACATGGCTTTACATGAACAGTTCCCATACTGATAAAACTCAGCTAATACATGAAAGCAATAGGCATCATGCAAATCTCACacaaaagacattcagacagtcGTGACACACAAACACGCAGACCTTAAACACAGAGGGGACAGTGATTAAGGAGGTACTATAACAATGCACTTTATAACGATTAATAAACGAGGTCATCTCGCTGATTGTGATGGCTAATTGGCGACATTCAGTGCAATCACCCAGGCCGTGGCCATTACGCACAACTTTGGCACATTTGAGGTATATTTGTTTGTGGGTGCAGCTATGTAAATTTACATTGTCACACTCTGCAGCACTGCTCGGGAACAGGTGTAGGGTGGTTCTTGCACCGTCACATTAGTGGCACAACGCGTATTTTACGTAAAATGTTAAAGAAAGTGGTATATGGTTGATTGAACAGCAATGTAATCGTTCTTCCGAAcacaatataaaacaaatatttaactcAGACACAGTCCATATTATTGTCCAAAGTCCTAAATAGTGCATTAATTCAGTCTAGATGTCCACACATCCAGCAGGACTTTGGCTTTGATACACTGGTTATGAGTTTTGATATACAGGCCGGCTGTGGCCTAAAGAGTTAAAGAGGCAGTTAGTTCTTAGTTGGACGAGTAAGGATCAGACACAGTGGAGGGTGTGGGAGACGGAGTAGATGGAGCTGAAATAGATTTATCTGATGCTGCATCGTCCATTTTCTCTTGTATGCTCTGTCCCGGGTCTGAGGATGAAGCTTTGGCCGGAAGCAGCCCTTctttctccctcttcttctgctTCATCCTCCGGTTCTGGAACCAGATCTTCACCTGAGTCTCATTCAGCTGCAGAGCTGCTGCGATTTCAACGCGGCGCGCACGTGTCAGGTACTTGTTGAAGTGAAACTCCTTTTCCAGCTCCGTCAGCTGCTTGGTGGTGAAGTTGGTCCGGACCGTGTTCGGCTGACCCCCGTAACCGTACTCCCCAGACCGgcctgcagacagagaaacaaATCACTGTGAACTTATTGTATATAAGGTTCCCTTATATGTTCAATGCTCACATCCTGCTATTGTTTAACCTCTAAGTAATtacattcaatatattttagaaTTGACAGGAATTATACAGATTATAATTAATTTcaatacatacatttaaatcaaatcaaatagatTTAAATGCTTAAAAATAAACTCTACCATGATTCATTTCTGTGAGTGCAACACACATAGGGGACAACAGGGTTTGGATTAGGTTAAACTTGTACGCAGCAAAAAGCAGCTTTTACGCAGCAGATAATTAATGTCAGCTGCTTTGAAACATGCTGTATTACACATACATTGTCTAATATAACACTGAAAGATAACATCTGCTACGTTATTTAATATATTACAAAAACATGCATATTCCCAGCATTCTGTCGTTCAATTAACAACAACACAACAGACGTGGCCCATTCAAACACGAGTTGTTGAATATAAAGCCTATTTGAACTCAGAACGCTCATTAGACTTATGTGTTAACACTTTGTACCATTGGCACTTTGCACCCACCTGTTTTTGGTGGGTTCCTCTTGACTTTCATCCAGTCGAAGGTCTGAGCAGAAGATGCACCCTCAGACAGAGGTGAACAGCAAGCCTCCAGGTGGGCTGCATGCAGTGGTGACAGTGGATTTGAGCACCCAGGAAACGGGGCAGCTTGCTCGTGCCCGCTGCCATAGGCAGCGTGGGCATACTGCAGCTGACCCAGAGGGGCGGCACTGTAACCTTGGCGATGCTGAGAGACCATTGAGGAGGAAATGTTACCCGAGTACATTAGTGGACTGCACTGGGGGAATCCCGCTGTGGAATCTACTTCCTGATTGAGCGCGTAATGGTTATACGTAGCACAGAAACCTTGGGGTCCATAGCTGGAGCTGCAGGCCGGATGTGCTCCATAGGCGAGACCCAGAGAGCTCGCAGACTGGTATGACCCTGGCTGGTGAGGAATGCCGTCAGGGGAAGCCCTGCTCCCCATGAAGCGGTCATCAGTCCCGCAGTTGTTGACAGTTACCGCGCAAGACTGAAAAGTTGTAATCCCGTGATCTGAGTGGAAAGCCCTGACAGAGCACGAGCCACCTTCACCGTTCATCACCGAGTAATCTAAGAAACTGCTCATTGTAGCATTGTTCTACCGGGGGGCGAGGGACAGTCCGCTCGACAGACACCCTCTGATCCTCTCTCCCCACTTACCCTGAGTGACCGTGCCAACCTTTACCTATACTCTGTCCCTATCAGGGGAAGGAGGGGGCGCGAGGGCCGATATCAGTGAACGGGTGCTGTCACGTGGACCCAGGTCAGCCAGTGAGGTAGGCCTACTTGTCCTTATCCCCTTAGCCGGTGACAGATTGGTGTTTGAGTGGCTATTTAAATTCCAGGCGCTCGTCGATCAAGGTGACGCGCGTCGCCACTAATGTATTGGCCGAGCAAACAATGAGCTGGGAGGCAGACGGCGGCGGACAGCACCGGGGTCGCATGAAGAGTGGGGAACGGCAAACACGGCGTCTTCTACCCCCTGCTGTGTGCCATCCTGCCCGGGGAAAGATTAACGTTCACCCCATGCAACTCCCCCTGAGGACGACCTATAGCAGCCTGACCTCAGGTACGGTATTTTTGGAATAGAGGGGAAAGTGTGCATGCGTATGTGTGCCTGGACCTGTTGGCGCGTATATGCTTGGAAGCTGTCGTGCATGTGCTGTCGTGCATGTGCCCCCGTGCGTGTGTGTATCCTCTCGTGCGTAACAGCATGATCATATGTATTATGGTGTCATTCTCTCCTGGATGGatagctctgtgtgtgtgtgtgtgtgtgtgtgtgtgtgtgtgtgtgtgtgtgtgtgtgtgtgtgtgtgtgtgtgtgtgtgtgtgtgtgtgtgcgtgcgtgtgcgtgcgtgtgtgtgtgtgactaccACAGGCGATGTCCCATTCCAATGCGAAGTGTTTCACGCTTTAACACTGTGAGGGATTTGCTCAGCAAATATGTTCACAGTGAGGGAGGCTTCACTCCTGACTCGAGCAGAAAGAACTCCTGTCAAAGAGAGATTTCCCAAAACGTTGTTCCTCATCAAGTCGAGTTGGAAATGTTTGACTGGGTTTCTGCACTTGCTAGCAATGCTAGGAAGTCACAGGTGATGTATAACGACAAGAAAACCTATTAAACGTTAAGATGATTTAGTATTAAATGTTCCTCTCCCGGGGTCACAGGGTCTGCTATCTTCTCTGATTTCACCCACGTGTATTCATTATGCACGTATAGTGATCAAATGATCTGATAATGCGCAGCCCGTCGTGGACCTATTATAATGTATAGCCCGAGGTGCGACTGTGGGCTGATTATCCCGTTAAGTTCATCAAATAAAGCTGTTTCTTTATTGCCTGAAATTAATGGTGGCGAAAAGCTGCgctggaagaaaaaaaaatagacAGAGCTGAGCAAGGGAAATGTGTGTGCGTGGGAGAGCTGTTG
This region includes:
- the hoxa1a gene encoding homeobox protein Hox-A1a, with translation MSSFLDYSVMNGEGGSCSVRAFHSDHGITTFQSCAVTVNNCGTDDRFMGSRASPDGIPHQPGSYQSASSLGLAYGAHPACSSSYGPQGFCATYNHYALNQEVDSTAGFPQCSPLMYSGNISSSMVSQHRQGYSAAPLGQLQYAHAAYGSGHEQAAPFPGCSNPLSPLHAAHLEACCSPLSEGASSAQTFDWMKVKRNPPKTGRSGEYGYGGQPNTVRTNFTTKQLTELEKEFHFNKYLTRARRVEIAAALQLNETQVKIWFQNRRMKQKKREKEGLLPAKASSSDPGQSIQEKMDDAASDKSISAPSTPSPTPSTVSDPYSSN